A window of the Alphaproteobacteria bacterium genome harbors these coding sequences:
- a CDS encoding diheme cytochrome c: protein MRRLIPAALLLLIPAVALADKGPRVQVISDPLVVKECSACHMAFQPEFLPQRSWKKLMEPKELASHFGDDASLPEAARAQIEAYLTSHAAGVAPGKESGKVAASVASGDVPLRITETGRWVQKHRPGEVNPEDFKSPKVKSKANCQACHKGAVRGIYEDD, encoded by the coding sequence ATGCGCCGACTGATTCCCGCCGCTTTGTTGCTTTTGATCCCGGCTGTTGCCTTGGCCGACAAGGGGCCTCGCGTGCAGGTGATTTCCGATCCGCTGGTGGTCAAGGAATGCAGTGCTTGCCATATGGCGTTCCAGCCGGAGTTCCTGCCCCAGCGCTCCTGGAAGAAGCTGATGGAACCCAAGGAACTGGCCAGCCATTTCGGCGATGACGCCAGCTTGCCCGAAGCGGCCAGGGCGCAGATCGAGGCCTATCTGACCAGCCATGCCGCCGGTGTGGCGCCGGGCAAGGAATCGGGCAAGGTGGCGGCCAGCGTCGCATCTGGCGATGTTCCGCTGCGCATCACCGAAACCGGACGTTGGGTGCAAAAACACCGGCCCGGCGAAGTCAATCCCGAGGATTTCAAAAGCCCCAAGGTGAAAAGCAAGGCCAACTGCCAAGCCTGTCATAAGGGCGCCGTCCGGGGCATCTACGAGGACGACTAG
- a CDS encoding protein phosphatase CheZ, which translates to MLKEPDADVLKREFVRLFGHIQKIRLELAALGPASAGEDHFGGMADQLDAIVQATEEATNSIMGAMEVMETNLTTLKEQAAGEEAQRLIAGTEDEIGKVYEACSFQDITGQRITKVVKSMKFIEERISSMLGMWRPDELKEVAGAVKKELTEEQKLLNGPQLKGQGVNQADVDKLFSQDDIDKLFG; encoded by the coding sequence ATGCTCAAAGAGCCAGATGCCGACGTCCTGAAGCGCGAATTCGTGCGCCTGTTCGGACATATTCAGAAAATTCGCCTGGAATTGGCGGCCCTGGGTCCAGCCAGCGCCGGAGAAGACCATTTCGGCGGCATGGCCGATCAGTTGGACGCCATCGTCCAGGCCACGGAAGAGGCCACCAACTCCATCATGGGCGCCATGGAAGTCATGGAGACCAATCTGACCACCTTGAAGGAGCAGGCCGCGGGCGAAGAAGCCCAGCGCCTGATCGCCGGAACCGAGGACGAAATCGGCAAAGTGTACGAGGCCTGTTCGTTCCAGGACATCACCGGCCAGCGCATCACCAAGGTGGTGAAGTCGATGAAATTCATCGAAGAGCGCATTTCGAGCATGCTGGGCATGTGGCGTCCCGACGAGTTGAAGGAAGTGGCCGGGGCCGTCAAGAAAGAGCTGACCGAGGAGCAAAAACTGTTGAATGGTCCGCAGCTTAAGGGCCAGGGCGTCAATCAGGCCGATGTCGACAAGCTGTTCAGCCAGGACGATATCGATAAGTTATTTGGTTAA
- a CDS encoding insulinase family protein — MSVRIQEVRPGLRLVTDRMDKVETATLGVWVEAGTRHEAPEINGVAHMLEHMAFKGTRKRSALAIAEEIENVGGHLNAYTSREHTAYYAKVLKEDAALALDIISDILQNSVFAEDELARERDVVVQEIGQAEDTPDDIIFDHFQAAAFPDQGLGRPVLGTEEIVKGLSRDAIEGYMRANYGPPRLLVAAAGNVNHEALADLVASQFDKVGGAAPVQADVAKYAGGEHRAERELEQAHVVLGLSGIDYADPDYYAISVLATLLGGGMSSRLFQEVREKRGLAYSVFAHTTSYVDGGLFSIYAGTDPQRLGELMPVLCAELVKMCEPVEAQELARARAQLKASVLMSLESTSARCEVLARQMQVFGRPIPPSEVVEKIEAVDAASVARAAKRLLSSRPTLAALGPLSKLESFESIAARLKV, encoded by the coding sequence ATGAGCGTGCGCATCCAGGAAGTCAGACCGGGCCTGCGGCTGGTGACCGACCGCATGGACAAGGTGGAGACCGCCACGCTTGGCGTGTGGGTGGAGGCGGGCACCCGCCACGAAGCGCCCGAGATCAACGGCGTGGCCCATATGCTGGAACATATGGCCTTCAAGGGCACCCGCAAGCGTTCGGCGCTGGCGATCGCCGAAGAGATCGAGAATGTCGGCGGCCATCTGAACGCCTATACGTCGCGCGAACATACGGCTTATTACGCCAAGGTGCTGAAGGAAGACGCGGCGCTGGCGCTCGACATCATTTCCGACATCTTGCAGAACTCGGTCTTCGCCGAGGACGAACTGGCCCGCGAGCGCGATGTGGTGGTGCAGGAAATCGGCCAGGCCGAAGATACGCCCGACGACATCATCTTCGATCATTTCCAGGCCGCCGCCTTTCCCGATCAAGGGCTGGGCCGTCCGGTGCTGGGCACGGAAGAGATCGTCAAGGGATTAAGCCGCGACGCCATCGAAGGCTATATGCGCGCCAATTACGGCCCGCCCCGCCTGCTGGTGGCGGCGGCTGGCAACGTCAATCACGAAGCCCTGGCGGACCTGGTGGCCAGCCAGTTCGACAAGGTGGGCGGCGCGGCGCCGGTGCAGGCCGATGTAGCCAAATATGCGGGCGGCGAGCATCGGGCCGAGCGCGAACTTGAACAGGCGCATGTCGTGCTGGGCTTGTCGGGCATCGATTACGCCGATCCTGACTATTACGCCATTTCCGTGCTGGCGACGCTGCTGGGCGGCGGCATGTCGTCGCGCCTGTTTCAAGAAGTGCGCGAAAAGCGAGGGCTGGCCTATTCCGTCTTCGCGCACACCACGTCCTATGTCGATGGCGGACTGTTCTCGATCTATGCCGGAACCGACCCACAGCGGCTGGGCGAATTGATGCCCGTGCTGTGCGCCGAACTGGTCAAGATGTGCGAGCCGGTAGAGGCCCAGGAATTGGCGCGCGCCCGCGCCCAGTTGAAGGCCAGCGTGCTGATGAGCTTGGAAAGCACATCTGCCCGGTGCGAAGTGCTGGCCCGTCAGATGCAGGTGTTTGGCAGACCGATTCCGCCGTCGGAAGTGGTGGAGAAGATCGAGGCGGTGGACGCCGCCTCGGTGGCCCGCGCCGCCAAACGACTGCTGTCAAGCCGCCCCACCCTGGCGGCGCTGGGACCCTTGTCCAAGCTGGAAAGTTTCGAGTCCATCGCAGCGAGACTGAAGGTTTAG
- a CDS encoding acetoacetate--CoA ligase, producing MNQALWTPSPDRVAQAAVTRFAAEAGRRFGRHLPDYKSLHDWSTQRPDQFWDMMWDWAKIRGDKGAVVAQNLDKMPGAAWFPEARLNFAENLLRRRDEAQAIQFWGEDKVRRSLSWRQLYDQVSRMMAAMKAAGLQPGDRVAAYLPNMPEAPIAMLAAAGLGAIWSSASPDFGVQGVLDRFGQTQPKILIGVDGYHYNGKSHDCLDKLKQIAAGLPTLEKLIVVPYASAAPDLSGLANAQLFADFLAPFVAQPIVFERFAFDHPLYILFSSGTTGAPKCICHGAGGTLLQHMKEHLLHCDIRPNDRVFYFTTLGWMMWNWLMTALASEASLMLYDGSPFYPSGNVLFDYAETEKFTLFGTSAKWIDAVYKAGLEPIKTHDLSSVRLMTSTGSPLSPEGFEFVYRSIKQDVCLSSISGGTDIVSCFMLGNPTLPVYRGEIQCLGLGMKVEVYDENAQPVYGEKGELVCTMAFPSMPVGFWNDPDGQKYHNAYFAKYPNVWCHGDWIEITSNGGVVVFGRSDATLNPGGVRIGTAEIYRQVEQLHEVVESLVIGQDWDNDVRVVLFVRLRDGIMLSDELQAAIKKRIRDNCTPRHVPARIVQVDDIPRTKSGKIVELAVRDVVHGRSVKNIEALANPEALELFKGRPELKG from the coding sequence ATGAACCAGGCTCTATGGACCCCCTCGCCCGACCGCGTCGCCCAGGCGGCCGTCACCCGCTTTGCCGCCGAGGCCGGTCGGCGCTTTGGCCGTCATCTGCCCGACTACAAGTCCCTGCATGACTGGTCGACGCAAAGGCCCGACCAATTCTGGGACATGATGTGGGATTGGGCCAAGATTCGGGGCGACAAGGGCGCCGTCGTGGCGCAAAACCTGGATAAAATGCCGGGCGCCGCCTGGTTTCCCGAGGCAAGGCTTAATTTTGCCGAGAACCTGTTGCGGCGAAGGGACGAGGCCCAGGCCATTCAATTCTGGGGCGAGGACAAGGTGCGGCGCAGCCTAAGCTGGCGCCAGCTCTATGATCAGGTGTCGCGCATGATGGCGGCCATGAAAGCCGCCGGGCTGCAGCCGGGCGACCGGGTGGCGGCTTATCTGCCCAACATGCCCGAAGCCCCCATCGCCATGCTGGCTGCGGCTGGCTTGGGCGCCATCTGGTCTTCGGCCTCGCCGGATTTCGGCGTCCAGGGCGTGCTGGACCGTTTCGGGCAAACCCAGCCCAAGATTCTGATCGGCGTCGACGGCTATCACTACAACGGCAAGTCGCATGACTGCCTGGATAAGCTAAAGCAAATCGCAGCCGGACTGCCCACGCTGGAGAAACTGATCGTCGTTCCCTATGCCAGCGCGGCCCCCGACCTGTCCGGCCTAGCCAATGCTCAACTGTTTGCGGATTTTCTGGCCCCCTTTGTGGCCCAGCCGATCGTTTTCGAACGCTTCGCCTTCGATCATCCGCTGTATATCCTTTTTTCCTCGGGCACGACCGGGGCGCCGAAATGCATTTGCCACGGCGCCGGCGGCACGCTGCTCCAGCATATGAAGGAACATCTGCTTCATTGCGACATCCGGCCCAACGACCGCGTCTTCTACTTCACCACCCTGGGCTGGATGATGTGGAATTGGCTGATGACAGCGCTGGCCAGCGAAGCCAGCCTGATGCTGTACGACGGCTCGCCCTTCTATCCGTCAGGCAATGTGCTGTTCGATTACGCCGAGACGGAGAAGTTCACCTTGTTCGGCACTTCGGCCAAATGGATCGACGCCGTGTACAAGGCGGGGCTGGAACCCATCAAGACCCACGATCTGTCATCGGTGCGCCTTATGACCTCGACCGGCTCGCCCTTGTCGCCGGAAGGATTCGAGTTCGTCTACCGTTCGATCAAGCAAGATGTTTGCCTGTCGTCCATCTCGGGCGGCACCGACATCGTTTCATGCTTCATGCTGGGCAATCCGACGCTGCCGGTCTATCGGGGCGAAATCCAGTGCCTGGGATTGGGCATGAAGGTGGAAGTGTACGACGAGAACGCGCAGCCCGTTTACGGGGAAAAGGGCGAATTGGTCTGCACCATGGCCTTTCCGTCGATGCCGGTGGGCTTCTGGAACGATCCCGACGGGCAGAAATATCACAATGCCTATTTCGCCAAATACCCCAACGTCTGGTGCCATGGCGACTGGATCGAGATCACCTCCAATGGCGGCGTGGTGGTGTTCGGCCGCTCGGACGCCACGCTCAATCCCGGCGGGGTGCGCATCGGTACGGCGGAAATCTACCGCCAGGTCGAGCAACTGCATGAGGTGGTGGAAAGCCTGGTCATCGGCCAGGATTGGGACAATGACGTGCGCGTGGTGCTGTTCGTTCGCCTGCGCGACGGCATCATGCTAAGCGACGAGTTGCAAGCCGCCATCAAGAAGCGCATCCGCGACAATTGCACGCCAAGGCACGTTCCGGCCCGCATCGTTCAGGTGGACGACATTCCGCGCACCAAATCGGGCAAGATCGTGGAACTGGCGGTGCGCGATGTGGTGCATGGGCGCTCCGTCAAGAACATCGAGGCCCTGGCCAATCCCGAAGCCCTTGAATTGTTCAAGGGCCGACCTGAATTAAAAGGCTGA
- the rpmB gene encoding 50S ribosomal protein L28: protein MSRRCAITGKGVLAGNNVSHANNKTRRRYLPNLQETATYSEILGSMVKLRVSMQGLRTIEHNGGLDAYLLGTPNTRLTADSLKVKRQLEKAKAAKAA, encoded by the coding sequence ATGTCCCGTCGTTGCGCCATCACCGGAAAAGGCGTTCTGGCCGGCAATAATGTCAGCCACGCCAACAACAAGACGCGCCGCCGCTATCTGCCGAATCTTCAGGAAACCGCCACCTACAGCGAAATCCTGGGCAGCATGGTCAAGCTGCGCGTGTCGATGCAGGGCCTGCGCACCATCGAGCACAATGGCGGCCTGGACGCCTATCTGCTGGGCACCCCCAACACCCGCCTGACCGCCGACTCCTTGAAGGTCAAGCGTCAGCTCGAGAAGGCCAAGGCCGCCAAGGCCGCCTAA
- a CDS encoding DUF1924 domain-containing protein: MKIRLVLAAACLVALSAQAVANPQRSALLDRFAAEAKQQDKAFSTFSAERGKAFFTNKHAGGKPEFPACSSCHTTDPKSSGQTKAGKEIPPMAVSKTPTRFTDPAEVEKWFGRNCNQVLGRECTASEKGDFITFLISQ; the protein is encoded by the coding sequence ATGAAGATACGCCTTGTCCTTGCCGCCGCCTGCCTTGTGGCCTTGTCCGCACAAGCCGTCGCGAACCCGCAGCGGTCAGCTTTGCTCGATCGCTTCGCCGCCGAAGCCAAGCAGCAAGACAAGGCGTTTTCGACATTCTCCGCCGAGCGCGGCAAGGCCTTCTTCACGAACAAGCATGCGGGCGGCAAGCCTGAATTCCCGGCTTGCTCCAGTTGCCATACGACCGATCCAAAATCGTCGGGCCAGACCAAGGCGGGCAAGGAAATTCCCCCCATGGCGGTTTCGAAAACGCCAACGCGCTTTACCGATCCGGCCGAAGTCGAGAAATGGTTTGGCCGCAATTGCAATCAGGTGCTGGGGCGCGAGTGCACGGCCAGCGAAAAGGGCGATTTCATCACTTTTCTCATCAGCCAGTAA
- a CDS encoding TerC family protein: MIEIPFLSELVALASVVLIDIALAGDNAIVVGMAAAGLPAQQRRKAILIGIGAAALLRIIFAVFTSQLLQIVGLMVAGGILLLWVSWKLWREIRSNAHQEEAEGEAALEGADYCAKNQKSFKESVIQIVVADVSMSLDNVLAVAGAAMDHPVIMVIGLALSVALMGLAASYVAKLLQRHHWIAYAGLVVILLVSVKMIWDGSLEVMARL, encoded by the coding sequence ATGATCGAAATCCCCTTTCTCTCCGAATTGGTGGCGCTGGCCTCGGTGGTGCTGATCGACATCGCGCTGGCGGGCGACAACGCCATCGTCGTCGGCATGGCGGCGGCGGGCCTGCCCGCCCAGCAGCGGCGCAAGGCCATCCTGATCGGGATCGGGGCGGCGGCCCTGCTGCGCATCATATTCGCCGTCTTCACCTCGCAGCTTTTGCAGATCGTGGGGCTGATGGTGGCGGGCGGCATTCTGTTGCTGTGGGTTTCCTGGAAGCTGTGGCGCGAGATCAGAAGCAACGCCCATCAGGAAGAGGCCGAGGGCGAGGCCGCCCTGGAAGGCGCCGACTATTGCGCCAAGAACCAGAAAAGTTTCAAGGAGTCGGTCATTCAGATCGTGGTGGCCGACGTCTCGATGTCGCTGGACAATGTGCTGGCGGTGGCGGGGGCGGCCATGGATCATCCGGTAATCATGGTTATCGGTCTGGCGCTATCGGTGGCCTTGATGGGGCTGGCGGCAAGTTACGTCGCCAAGCTGCTGCAGCGCCACCACTGGATCGCCTATGCCGGACTGGTCGTCATCTTGCTGGTCTCCGTCAAGATGATCTGGGACGGATCGCTCGAGGTTATGGCTCGGCTGTAA
- a CDS encoding CDGSH iron-sulfur domain-containing protein produces MDPIAAADAPYAVELEAGTVYVWCACGRSKAQPYCDGSHVGTGLAPKVFKAEKSGTAYLCACKRTKTSPYCDGSHKTA; encoded by the coding sequence ATGGACCCCATCGCCGCCGCCGACGCGCCCTACGCCGTGGAGCTGGAAGCCGGAACCGTTTATGTCTGGTGCGCCTGCGGGCGCAGCAAGGCCCAGCCTTATTGCGATGGGTCGCATGTCGGGACAGGCTTGGCCCCCAAGGTCTTCAAGGCGGAGAAAAGCGGCACCGCCTATCTATGCGCCTGCAAGCGCACGAAAACCTCGCCCTATTGCGACGGCTCGCACAAAACGGCTTAA
- a CDS encoding threonine synthase, with translation MRYISTRGRAPALKFEDVLLAGLARDGGLYVPESWPTFTKADLKAMRGLSYAELAARVMQPFVGRSLKQAELVAMCAETYAVFDHAAVAPLRQIGRNQWVMELFHGPTLAFKDFALQLLGRLFDHVLTKRGERVCIVGATSGDTGSAAIEACRGRASLDIVILHPKGRVSEVQRRQMTTVAEPNVHNIAIEGSFDDCQDLVKAMFNDQAFRDSMKLSAVNSINWARIMAQIAYYMAAGVALGAPDRGFTFAVPTGNFGNVFAGYAARKMGLPIDRLVVGSNANDILTRFLSTGAMTMGDVVPTLSPSMDIQVSSNFERLLFLAMGRNGSAVEKLMSGFRADGEYRLSAKPMRAIRDLFEGRRFDDAATKAAIKGLFKLTGEIFDPHSAIGVAAGLECHDYKRSVLVSLATAHPAKFPDAIEAAIGQRPALPKRLADLHSRKERYETAPNDLKAVQDLIRARVTP, from the coding sequence TTGCGCTATATCAGCACAAGGGGTCGGGCGCCGGCCTTGAAGTTCGAAGACGTCCTGCTGGCCGGTCTGGCCCGCGATGGCGGGTTGTATGTGCCCGAAAGCTGGCCAACCTTCACCAAGGCCGATCTGAAGGCCATGCGGGGCCTGTCCTACGCCGAACTGGCCGCCCGGGTCATGCAGCCCTTCGTGGGCCGCTCGCTCAAACAGGCCGAACTTGTCGCGATGTGCGCCGAAACCTACGCCGTTTTCGATCATGCGGCCGTGGCGCCCTTGCGACAGATCGGGCGCAATCAATGGGTGATGGAACTGTTCCACGGCCCAACCCTGGCCTTTAAGGATTTCGCGCTGCAGCTTTTAGGCCGCCTGTTCGACCATGTGCTGACCAAGCGCGGCGAACGGGTGTGCATCGTGGGCGCCACCTCGGGCGATACGGGATCGGCGGCCATCGAAGCCTGCCGGGGCCGGGCCTCGCTCGACATCGTCATCTTGCACCCGAAAGGGCGCGTTTCCGAAGTGCAACGCCGCCAGATGACGACGGTAGCGGAACCCAACGTCCACAATATCGCCATCGAGGGCAGTTTCGACGATTGCCAGGATTTGGTGAAGGCCATGTTCAACGATCAGGCCTTTCGCGATTCCATGAAACTGTCGGCGGTCAATTCGATCAACTGGGCCAGAATCATGGCGCAGATCGCCTATTACATGGCCGCCGGCGTGGCCCTGGGCGCGCCAGATCGCGGCTTTACCTTCGCAGTGCCGACCGGCAATTTCGGCAATGTCTTCGCGGGCTATGCGGCCAGGAAGATGGGGTTGCCCATCGATCGTCTGGTGGTGGGTTCGAACGCCAATGACATCCTGACCCGCTTTTTGAGCACCGGCGCGATGACAATGGGCGATGTGGTCCCCACTTTAAGTCCCAGCATGGATATTCAGGTGTCATCGAATTTCGAGCGGCTGCTCTTTCTGGCCATGGGGCGCAATGGAAGCGCCGTGGAAAAACTGATGAGCGGCTTTCGCGCCGACGGCGAATACCGCTTGTCGGCCAAGCCCATGAGAGCCATCCGCGATTTGTTCGAAGGACGGCGTTTCGACGACGCGGCCACCAAGGCGGCCATCAAGGGGCTTTTCAAATTGACCGGCGAAATCTTCGATCCGCACAGCGCCATCGGCGTTGCCGCCGGTCTTGAATGTCACGACTACAAGCGCTCGGTTCTGGTAAGCCTTGCTACCGCGCATCCCGCCAAGTTTCCCGACGCCATCGAGGCGGCCATCGGCCAGCGTCCGGCGCTGCCCAAGCGTTTGGCCGATCTGCACAGCCGCAAGGAGCGCTATGAAACGGCGCCCAACGATCTTAAGGCCGTTCAGGACCTGATCCGCGCCCGTGTGACGCCATGA
- the meaB gene encoding methylmalonyl Co-A mutase-associated GTPase MeaB — protein MKTDVAHLAERVKSGERRSLARAITLVESTRPDHRDQAVDLLERLLPFTGKSVRLGITGVPGAGKSTFIEAFGLYLASRGHRLAVLAVDPSSPRSGGSILGDKTRMEKLSRHPDCFIRPSPSGGGLGGVARRSREAMLVCEAAGFDVVIVETVGVGQSETAVSEMTDMFLLLLVPGGGDELQGIKKGVVELADALLVNKADGDLAQAALRTCRDYASALHLLTPAHPGWQPPVLNISALEGRGMDETWAAIEAYRKILGEGGLAQKRSTQALSWMWRAIEDGLKERFRGHPAIAARLGALESQVAQGRQSPAQGAEALLAAFFAQTTA, from the coding sequence ATGAAAACCGATGTCGCGCATCTGGCCGAACGGGTGAAAAGCGGCGAACGGCGATCGCTGGCGCGCGCCATTACCCTGGTCGAATCGACAAGGCCCGACCATCGCGACCAAGCCGTCGATCTTCTGGAGCGTCTGCTGCCCTTTACCGGAAAATCGGTGCGCCTAGGCATTACCGGCGTGCCGGGTGCGGGTAAATCGACCTTCATCGAAGCCTTCGGTCTGTATCTGGCGAGTCGGGGCCATCGGCTGGCCGTGCTGGCCGTCGACCCGTCAAGCCCGCGTTCCGGCGGCTCGATCCTGGGTGACAAGACGCGCATGGAAAAATTGTCGCGCCACCCCGACTGTTTCATCCGCCCCTCGCCCTCCGGCGGCGGCTTGGGCGGCGTGGCCAGGCGCAGCCGCGAAGCCATGCTGGTCTGCGAGGCGGCGGGCTTCGACGTGGTGATCGTGGAAACCGTGGGGGTCGGTCAGTCGGAAACCGCCGTCTCGGAAATGACCGACATGTTTTTGCTGCTGCTGGTGCCGGGCGGCGGCGACGAGTTGCAAGGCATCAAGAAGGGCGTGGTCGAGCTGGCCGACGCCCTGCTGGTCAACAAGGCCGATGGCGATCTGGCCCAGGCAGCCCTTAGGACATGCCGCGACTATGCCAGCGCCCTTCACCTGCTGACCCCGGCCCATCCAGGCTGGCAGCCGCCGGTTCTCAATATCTCGGCCCTGGAAGGCAGAGGCATGGACGAAACCTGGGCGGCCATCGAGGCCTACCGCAAGATCCTGGGCGAAGGCGGATTGGCGCAAAAACGCTCGACGCAGGCGCTGTCTTGGATGTGGCGCGCCATCGAAGACGGGCTGAAAGAACGGTTTCGCGGCCATCCGGCCATTGCCGCCCGCCTGGGGGCGTTGGAAAGCCAAGTGGCCCAGGGCCGCCAAAGCCCCGCCCAGGGCGCCGAGGCGTTGTTGGCCGCCTTCTTCGCCCAGACAACAGCCTAA
- a CDS encoding cytochrome b/b6 domain-containing protein has protein sequence MTNKPALVWDIEIRIFHWLLLAFVVGAWLTVEVGPPSLLGLHEVLGFGIGAMLVFRLFWGLFGSWHQRFTSFVRGPVTVLSHLKSLLSGKPQRFVGHNPAGGVMIVALLVVLLGVVASGIATMGGFDKAGPLAPYLTFAQGRQAKEIHELLVNILLVLAGLHVAGVILESVLLKENLIRSMIHGRKEAHPAAVVPPGEAPIARPGLAAVLASLVVASLGSTMFYSSLKPALGVPMLGHNPQYVKECGACHTPHHPSLLPSSSWKLVMAGLSDHFGDDASLTEGNRQELESWLVKSSELGWDTKAGQRIPATLKADDPMRITASVFWERRHRKIPEPVFKSKLVGGKANCQACHVDAVRGGFSPLGIAIPEEIK, from the coding sequence ATGACGAACAAACCCGCTCTTGTCTGGGACATTGAAATCCGCATTTTCCACTGGCTGCTTCTGGCCTTCGTGGTCGGCGCTTGGCTGACCGTGGAAGTGGGGCCGCCATCGTTGCTGGGACTGCATGAAGTTCTGGGCTTCGGCATCGGCGCCATGCTGGTTTTCCGCCTGTTCTGGGGACTGTTCGGAAGCTGGCACCAGCGCTTCACCAGCTTTGTTCGCGGGCCGGTCACGGTTCTTAGCCACCTGAAATCATTGCTTTCTGGCAAACCACAGCGCTTTGTCGGCCACAATCCGGCGGGCGGCGTCATGATCGTGGCCCTGCTCGTGGTTTTGCTGGGCGTGGTGGCCAGCGGCATCGCCACCATGGGCGGCTTCGACAAGGCCGGTCCCTTGGCGCCCTACCTGACCTTTGCCCAGGGCCGCCAAGCCAAGGAAATTCATGAACTTCTGGTCAATATCCTGTTGGTCCTGGCAGGGCTGCATGTGGCGGGCGTGATCCTGGAAAGCGTCTTGCTGAAGGAAAACCTGATCCGCTCGATGATCCATGGCCGCAAGGAAGCGCACCCTGCCGCCGTGGTCCCTCCCGGCGAGGCGCCCATCGCGCGCCCCGGCCTAGCCGCCGTTCTTGCCAGCCTTGTCGTCGCGAGCCTGGGTTCGACCATGTTCTATTCCTCGCTCAAGCCCGCCCTGGGCGTTCCCATGCTGGGCCACAATCCCCAATACGTCAAAGAGTGCGGAGCTTGCCATACGCCGCATCATCCCAGTCTGCTGCCGTCTTCCTCGTGGAAGCTGGTGATGGCGGGCTTGTCCGATCATTTCGGCGACGATGCCAGCCTGACGGAAGGCAATCGCCAGGAGCTTGAAAGCTGGCTGGTCAAGTCGTCCGAACTGGGTTGGGACACCAAGGCCGGGCAACGCATTCCAGCCACCTTGAAGGCCGACGATCCCATGCGCATCACCGCTTCCGTTTTCTGGGAGCGCAGACACCGCAAAATCCCGGAACCTGTTTTCAAATCCAAATTGGTCGGCGGCAAAGCCAATTGCCAGGCCTGTCACGTCGATGCCGTGCGCGGGGGATTCTCGCCCTTGGGCATCGCCATCCCAGAGGAGATCAAATAA